The Kosmotoga olearia TBF 19.5.1 sequence TCTTTCCCAAGCACAGCAACGGTTTCAAAAAGTCCCGGAGTGACCAATCTGCCTGTTACGGCTCCTCGAATTGTCTGGAAGGTGTTTTTCTTGGAAGTGTGCTTCTCTTCACTCACGTCCCGGATAACCTTCTCCACGCCTTCAATAGACCAATCATCGTTCTCTTCAAAACGCCTTATGGCGGCTTCTAAAACCTCTGTGCTCCAGCTTTTTTTGAGATATTTATCCACAAATCTGCTTTCATATTCCAATTCATCTGAAAAGAAAGGAGCAGAAAAATCAAGGAGCTGCGACATGGTATTTATCTTTTCGCGACAGATCGAAATAACCTGTTTGCTGTACTCAGGATCTTTCAGTAGTTTCTCATAAAAATCGAATTTTTCAGTGTATCTCAACCAGAGCTCGAACTCGGTCATGAGTTCCTCCAATGGGATCACTCTGAGGTGCTTACCGTTGATCCATTCAAGCTTCTCATAGTCAAAAATAACGGCTTTATTGGATATGGAACGGGGATCAAAGTCCCTGATTTTATCTCTAAAATCAAAGATCTCTTCATCTACACTCCATCCCAGAAGTGCAAGATAATTCATAAGGGCAGTGCTCAAATAGCCTTCTCTCCTGAAGTAATCGACGCTCGTGTGTCCATGCCTTTTAGATAACGGACTTCTATCATTGCCGAGTATAAGAGGTATATGCATAAACGTCGGCGCTTTCCAGCCGAAGGCGTCGTAAATCATCAGTTGTTTCGGAGTGTTCGAGAGATGGTCTTCTCCACGGAAGACATGGGTGATTTCCATCAGATGGTCATCTATCACCACGGCAAAATTATAGGTAGGGAACCCGTTGGATTTTATTATAACGAAGTCGTCAAAGGTCTCGTTTTTAAAAACCATGTTGCCTTTGAGAAGATCTTCAAAGGTGGTTTCGCCTTCCTTTGGAACCTTGAAGTTAACAGTATATGTGTATTCTTCTCCAAGATCTGTGGGTTCTTCCGTAGTGGTTTTAATAACTGTTTTAGGATCGTCTTTGTGATATATAGCATAGTATGCGTGATTGTTCTTTACCAGTTCATCCGCATACCTTTTATACAATCCCGCTTTGGTGCGTTCACTCTGTCTGTAAGGACCGTACTTTCCACCTATGTCCGGGCCTTCATCCCAGTTAAGACCACACCACCGCAGGGAGTTGATTATCTGTTCTTCAGATTCTCTAGTGGACCTTTCTGTGTCGGTATCCTCGATTCTCAAAATAAAACTTCCACCCTGATTTCTTGCGAAAAGCCAGTTGAAAAGAGCGGTCCTTACGCCACCCACGTGCATATGTCCTGTGGGGCTCGGTGCAAATCTACATCTTACCATGGTATTCCTCCTTTAGATGTGTAGCATCAATTCTTCTATTGAGGATATTTGAAGGATCTTTGTCAGGCGGCGATTATCCAGATAATACCCGTCTATTAGGGTAGGAGCTATCCTATCGGTCCAGCCACCTGTACCACGGAATAGTATAACAGGTTTTTGATAAGCGTAAGAGGTAACAATTTCGAAGAGGGTACCGACTTCTCCACCTATGGAAATAACCATATCTGCTGCATGTATCAGTACCAGAGAACGGACAAGATAATCCTGACCTGTGTCCAGATTAATTGTGTTGTATGGATTTCCCCTTGCGCCCTTTGGTAAAACGCCTATGATAGTACCTGAGGCCTCTTTTGCACCTCTGGCAACCAATTCCATCACACCGTCTCTCCCGCCAGTAATGATAGTGTGGTCTTTTTGTGCCAGAACCCTGCCGGTTTGAACACAGATCTCTTCCAGAGATTTCACAGGATCTTTATCAATGGGACCCGAATAACCGATTACCGCTATTCTCAAACTATCTCTTCCCTTCCAAGATAATTCTCTATGACCTTGCTATCTGATAGAACTGTATCTGGATCACCGCTGGCTATGACCTCTCCTTTGTGAAGCACATAAAGACTGTCGACAACCTGGTGGATGCTATTTACATCGTGGTCTGTAACGATTACCCCTATTCCCTTTTCACGAAGTTTCCTGATCATCTTCTGAATGTCTTTTACGGTGATTGGATCGATTCCTACAAAAGGTTCATCCAGAAGAATAAAGGATGGAGAGAGAACCAGTGTTCTTGCGAATTCGAGTCTCCTTTTCTCACCGCCAGATATGAGGTCAGCGGATTGATGTCTCAGGTGAAAGATCCCGAATTCTTTCAACAATTCCTCGGCCCTTTTCTGGGCGGTTTCTTTCTGGCCTGTTAACTTGAGAATCATTAAAATATTGTCGAGCACAGAAAGGCCACGAAATATAGAGGTTTCCTGTGGAAGATAGGCAATACCTTTTCTCGCTCTTTCGTGTACGGGGAGGTGAGTAATCTTTTTCTTGTTTAAATATATTTCACCGCTATCAGGGATTACAATACCAAGGATTGACTTAAAAGCAGTGGTTTTCCCGGCCCCGTTGGGGCCGAGAATACCAACCACTTCTCCAGAATGAGCGATTATATTAACGCCCTTCAATACCTGTCTCTTTCCGAAACGTTTATAAATATCCTTACAAAGCAATATCGAACGGGTTATCACTTATTTTCGAATCCCCTCAAATATTCGATAACCTGATCTGTTATATCGAATACCTCTTTACTGTATATGACAGCCTCTTTTGTGAGTATTAGATCGTAACCCATGAAGTCAGCATAGCTGTTTATTCTTTTGCGAATCTGGTCAACGATAACCTGTGTCTTTGCGTTGTAGGTGCTTTGAAGCGTTTGTTCGTACTGGGCTTTTTTAGCGAGTATTTCCTGCTGTTTTGCAAAGAGTTCCTCGTTGCTGGCACCTTCATCCTTCATTTTTTTGTATTCTGCTACGAGAGCGTCAAGTTGCCTCTGGTAAAACTGTTGATCTTCTTGATAACTCTGATTCAGCTCTTTCCAATCCTTTGTGGATTCAAGTACCTTCTGGATGTCCACAACCGCCACGTTAGAGAGAGGGGTGGATTCGTTGGTTTTTCCGGATATGGCGACAATAGCCGTCAAAAGGACAACGATCAATGAAAGAATGAGTATTGACTTTTTCATTGGAGCACCTCCTATATAAAATTTATGAGATTAAAATTGTTTACGAGAATCGAGAAGAATGGTAACAGGTCCATCGTTGGTCAAACTTACCAGCATATGAGCCTGGAAAACGCCTGTTTCAACATGCACTCTCTCGGAAGCTTTTTTTACAAAACGGTCGAAAATTTCTTTAGCTTTATCTGGCGGCGCGGCTTCGGTAAAAGAAGGTCTCCTGCCTTTGCGCGCATCTCCCAGGAGAGTGAACTGTGAAACGAGCATAAGTTGCCCGCCTTTTTCAAGAAGGGAGAGATTCATCTTACCAGTTTCATCTTCGAATATCCTGAGGTTGAGTATTTTCTCGAGCATCCAATCCAGATCCTTTTCAGTGTCATCTTTTTGAACGCCGAGAAGTACCATCAAACCATCGGATATTTTACCAACAATCTTTCCGTCTACCTTTACTTCGGCTTCACTTACCCTTTGTACGACTGCTCTCATGGCAACCCTCCTGTTCTGGCAACTGCTTGCACTCCTCTAATGCCTCTAATGCTTTCCATTACGGATGTTAAATGACCTATATCTTTGACCAGCAGATTCGCCGCAAGGATACTTTGTCCCCAGTCTCCGGAACTCACATAATACTTTTTCACCTTGGCGTTTTTATTTTCAATCTTTTCCAGGATTCTTCCAACGACGTTTTTCTCTGTTGTATCAAAAACCGCTTTTATCCAGGCATCATAACGACCGTCTAAGGTAAAAGTCCAGCTGGCTTCCAGTAACTTGTCTGCCGCAATGTTTATAAGATTCTTGCAATTTCTCACGTGTATAGATATTCCACGGCTGCTGATAACTGCAACGATTTTATCACCGGGTAAAGGATTGCAACACTTAGCGAAGTGAACGTCTATTCCACTCTGTCCGGCGATTAATACCTCTTTACCGAGGGCCTGCTTTGGTTTGACTGGTTTTAACAATTTCTTGGGGATCTCGATATCTATCGGTTGGGGTTCAAGACATTTCAGCATCTCTGCCATGGTTATTGTCCCGTCTCCGAGCTTCATAAAAAACTCGTTTTCTGTATTGACACCAGAACGTTTCATCAATTCTTTGACGCTCTCGCTGTTCAAAAGTTCTTCCATTGGTTTTGCGAGTTTTTTGCTGATCTTACGGAAGGTTTCTTTACCCCGTTCCACAAGCTCATTTTTGTATTTGGTTTTGAAGAAACGTCTTATTTTGGCTTTTGTACTGTTCGAGCGCACGTAGTTCAGCCAATCCAGGCTTGGGCCTTCACTATTCTTGTTTACTATGATTTCAACCCTGTCACCCAGTTGAAGCTGATAATTTATCGGAACCATCTTACCGTTAACCTTTGCACCTGCCAAATGATGACCTATTTCCGTGTGAATGGCATACGCAAAATCGATGGGAGTCGCACCTTTTGGAAGATGGATAACCTCACCCTTTGGGGTAAACACGAAGACCTCGTCTGTTTCCAGTTCTTTAGAAACGCTTTCTATATCTTTGAAACTTTCGATGAAATCCTTGTGCCAGTTCGATAACTGGTGGAACCAGCTTCGTTCTTTCAGGTCTATCCCCTCTTTATATATCCAGTGAGCTGCAAGCCCGAATTCAGCCTCTTTGTGCATCTTCTCGCTTCGGATCTGGATCTCAAGAGGTTCACCTTTGTGGGTGATTAAAGTGGTATGAAGTGATTTATACCCATTTGATTTAGGGGCAGCGATGTAATCTTTAAACCTGCCGGGAACGGGTGGCCATAGAGAATGGACGATTCCAAGTATTTTATAGCAGCTAACTTCGTCTTCCGTTATGATTCTTAGGGCTATTAAGTCATAGATCTCATCGAAGGATTTGTTCTTTCGAATCATTTTTTGCCAGATGCTATAAAGGTGTTTTACCCTTCCTTCAATCAGAAAGTTTACCCTGTGCTTTCTCAATTCATTGGCAACTATATTTCTGTATTCGTCCATTGTTGCCTGACGTTCATGAAGTTTCTTCTTCACTCTCAGTTTCAACTCATTGTAGTCATTTGGGTACAGATACTTGAAGGAAAGATCCTCGAGTTCCCACTTTATTCTGTGAATACCGATTCTATGAGCGATGGGAGCGTAAATATTAAGCGTTTCCAGCGCTTTGTCCTTTCGTTTTTTGTCGTTTTTAACGAAATAAAGGGTTCTCATATTATGCAGACGGTCAGCGAGTTTAACAATGATAATACGTGGGTCGCTGGAAAGGGCGAGAAGCATTTTGCGAATTGTTTCTATCTTTATTCTGGATTTTATTTCAGCTTTATCCAGTGTTTCAGATAACTTGAGGTTATTTATTTTGGTTACACCATCTACAATTTTGGCAACTATCGGGCCAAACCGATTTTCTACATCTTCGAGTGGAACATTGCAATCCTCAACCACGTCATGCAAAAGCCCGGATACCAATGTATCCGTATCGGCCTGAAGCTCGGCAAGGATTTTTGTTACTGCAACGGGATGTGAAATAAAAGGCTCACCTGATTCTCTGTACTGTCCTTCGTGGTTTTCTCTGGCAAGCTCATATGCGGAAATAATTCTCTCCCGTTCTCTGCGTTTTAGCTTTTTTTGTAAGATCTTTTCTATTTCGGAAACTAATTTTGATCCTTCACCATTATATAGTAAGGGCATATTTTCCACCTCTTTAGCCCTTTTAACTATTTTATCATGAAAATCCGTTTTGATTCAGAGTTATTGAGCTTTTAGAGCATAAAAGCTTTTACAGCATTTATGATTACGACAACGATAAGAACAATCCTTAAAAATTTCTCTCCCTTTTTTATGGCAAACCTTACGGCGAGATAGGCACCACTCATATTTCCCAGTGCAAGCAACAATCCGACCGGTACATTCACCATACCTTTTGACAGAAAGACAACCAGCGAAGTTGTGGTGTAAATGAGGATAATCCCCACCTTGATTGCATTAGTTCTCACAAGGTTTGTCCCTATAAAGAAGGTTATCGCAGCGATCATCAGAAAGCCAATCCCTGCTTGAATGAATCCGCCGTATATACCAAGTCCGAAGAACACCAATACCCTGAGGATAGAGTTTGTTGAAGAGTTACTCTTTTTGAGTTTGGGTTTTCTTATTACAAAATAGGTCATGATCAACAGTGTGATGCCAATTACTTTTTGCAATAGATTTTTGTCTAAATCAAGAGCGATAAAGGATCCCAGAATTGCACCTGCTGCCGCCACTGTCCCGAGGGGCAAGGAAATTCTGAAAGCTTTTACTCCTTTTTTCTCGAAGCTTGTAACTGCAACAAGATTTTGAAAGAATATGGCTATTCTGTTTGTGGCGTTTGCGATGTTTGCGTCGAGTCCAAGGAACATCAGCATTGGAAGTGTAAGCATCGAGCCTCCGCCTGCGAGGGTATTCATTATTCCCGCGAGGAGACCAACGAAATATGTCGAAATGTAAAAAACCACCTGCAAGGGAAATCACTCCTGAGACCTAATCTTCTGGATTACAAGGTAGGTATATGAGCATCATACCATTTTGTTGGATAACTTTTTGTACAACTTGTACACGTGTATATAGAATCAGAACAAAATATACAATAATACCAGCTGCTGTATTGTGCAACTATTTTATGGTTATTGTAGGGCGAGTATATAATAGCATAGTCTGTAAAGATGGTTGTATAGGTTGTACGTTGTGGTGGGTACAATAACATATGAATTTGTGAGAACCTATGTAGCACATATAAGAAATGGTATAATATGTACAAATATAAACAGCATAATGTGCGATGGAGGTGTAAAAATGGCTCGTTCCATAACAATAGTAGATATACTGAATATTTTGGGAACATTGGAAGACGAAAGCGGGACACAATCTTCCAGAAATAAGTTCCTTAACGGTTATCTGCAAAAGCTTTCGAGCATCGAAGAAGTCACTGGCGACGCTACGATGTTACTCGATTCTCTAGATACCAGTGATGAAAAACAGGTGCTGTTGTATGAAAGAGCTTACGCGGATCTTACAAACAGACTTGCTGAAA is a genomic window containing:
- the gltX gene encoding glutamate--tRNA ligase; translation: MVRCRFAPSPTGHMHVGGVRTALFNWLFARNQGGSFILRIEDTDTERSTRESEEQIINSLRWCGLNWDEGPDIGGKYGPYRQSERTKAGLYKRYADELVKNNHAYYAIYHKDDPKTVIKTTTEEPTDLGEEYTYTVNFKVPKEGETTFEDLLKGNMVFKNETFDDFVIIKSNGFPTYNFAVVIDDHLMEITHVFRGEDHLSNTPKQLMIYDAFGWKAPTFMHIPLILGNDRSPLSKRHGHTSVDYFRREGYLSTALMNYLALLGWSVDEEIFDFRDKIRDFDPRSISNKAVIFDYEKLEWINGKHLRVIPLEELMTEFELWLRYTEKFDFYEKLLKDPEYSKQVISICREKINTMSQLLDFSAPFFSDELEYESRFVDKYLKKSWSTEVLEAAIRRFEENDDWSIEGVEKVIRDVSEEKHTSKKNTFQTIRGAVTGRLVTPGLFETVAVLGKEKTLERLEATLDLAESLKDEEGI
- a CDS encoding TIGR00725 family protein, which encodes MRIAVIGYSGPIDKDPVKSLEEICVQTGRVLAQKDHTIITGGRDGVMELVARGAKEASGTIIGVLPKGARGNPYNTINLDTGQDYLVRSLVLIHAADMVISIGGEVGTLFEIVTSYAYQKPVILFRGTGGWTDRIAPTLIDGYYLDNRRLTKILQISSIEELMLHI
- the lptB gene encoding LPS export ABC transporter ATP-binding protein, which encodes MITRSILLCKDIYKRFGKRQVLKGVNIIAHSGEVVGILGPNGAGKTTAFKSILGIVIPDSGEIYLNKKKITHLPVHERARKGIAYLPQETSIFRGLSVLDNILMILKLTGQKETAQKRAEELLKEFGIFHLRHQSADLISGGEKRRLEFARTLVLSPSFILLDEPFVGIDPITVKDIQKMIRKLREKGIGVIVTDHDVNSIHQVVDSLYVLHKGEVIASGDPDTVLSDSKVIENYLGREEIV
- a CDS encoding OmpH family outer membrane protein; its protein translation is MKKSILILSLIVVLLTAIVAISGKTNESTPLSNVAVVDIQKVLESTKDWKELNQSYQEDQQFYQRQLDALVAEYKKMKDEGASNEELFAKQQEILAKKAQYEQTLQSTYNAKTQVIVDQIRKRINSYADFMGYDLILTKEAVIYSKEVFDITDQVIEYLRGFENK
- the dtd gene encoding D-aminoacyl-tRNA deacylase, whose translation is MRAVVQRVSEAEVKVDGKIVGKISDGLMVLLGVQKDDTEKDLDWMLEKILNLRIFEDETGKMNLSLLEKGGQLMLVSQFTLLGDARKGRRPSFTEAAPPDKAKEIFDRFVKKASERVHVETGVFQAHMLVSLTNDGPVTILLDSRKQF
- a CDS encoding RelA/SpoT family protein: MPLLYNGEGSKLVSEIEKILQKKLKRRERERIISAYELARENHEGQYRESGEPFISHPVAVTKILAELQADTDTLVSGLLHDVVEDCNVPLEDVENRFGPIVAKIVDGVTKINNLKLSETLDKAEIKSRIKIETIRKMLLALSSDPRIIIVKLADRLHNMRTLYFVKNDKKRKDKALETLNIYAPIAHRIGIHRIKWELEDLSFKYLYPNDYNELKLRVKKKLHERQATMDEYRNIVANELRKHRVNFLIEGRVKHLYSIWQKMIRKNKSFDEIYDLIALRIITEDEVSCYKILGIVHSLWPPVPGRFKDYIAAPKSNGYKSLHTTLITHKGEPLEIQIRSEKMHKEAEFGLAAHWIYKEGIDLKERSWFHQLSNWHKDFIESFKDIESVSKELETDEVFVFTPKGEVIHLPKGATPIDFAYAIHTEIGHHLAGAKVNGKMVPINYQLQLGDRVEIIVNKNSEGPSLDWLNYVRSNSTKAKIRRFFKTKYKNELVERGKETFRKISKKLAKPMEELLNSESVKELMKRSGVNTENEFFMKLGDGTITMAEMLKCLEPQPIDIEIPKKLLKPVKPKQALGKEVLIAGQSGIDVHFAKCCNPLPGDKIVAVISSRGISIHVRNCKNLINIAADKLLEASWTFTLDGRYDAWIKAVFDTTEKNVVGRILEKIENKNAKVKKYYVSSGDWGQSILAANLLVKDIGHLTSVMESIRGIRGVQAVARTGGLP
- a CDS encoding sulfite exporter TauE/SafE family protein → MVFYISTYFVGLLAGIMNTLAGGGSMLTLPMLMFLGLDANIANATNRIAIFFQNLVAVTSFEKKGVKAFRISLPLGTVAAAGAILGSFIALDLDKNLLQKVIGITLLIMTYFVIRKPKLKKSNSSTNSILRVLVFFGLGIYGGFIQAGIGFLMIAAITFFIGTNLVRTNAIKVGIILIYTTTSLVVFLSKGMVNVPVGLLLALGNMSGAYLAVRFAIKKGEKFLRIVLIVVVIINAVKAFML